One window from the genome of Garra rufa chromosome 1, GarRuf1.0, whole genome shotgun sequence encodes:
- the LOC141319847 gene encoding interferon-induced very large GTPase 1-like — protein MEQISTSETGNNDNFGTAEVNPYPYLQQEENEKLKHLLQRLHLEGNHHKLRSGDVLQINEHSLHSPQVCAEDELVQTFIQRLLMMNYRARNIKTKETNEQGQIQQKHNDTSNDDDDIFDDIFKNDTSSNEGTSQSERIHPMDVQMAVFHCADGFLKQLMVTKLSQCQYALPLLVPDPFTRQIEFPLWTFRQIKKSWKTRNTNNEIISQTQPVYKTLTQMVFFFRFGSVSSSKSQLMNSLINEKHNTFFHRNCPGSSTTRVLMDGVVEIAWFCPSGSMDDKFTECVAFSNLHGDAGDNEKQLQILTQMASVNVVLLPQLDRNDKRMIQFKQLYKDSKPLICLTDNVNSLTNTMKGKYKMGLKDRNQSDVFEELRRAINECLSESSSHFSFEDLSKHSDIRVDEEVDEDCRRGREAAQQMMSLLKNEDLTKIKESFLPHQGKLWHQWSQQNKELHRPPAGETEQERNKKNASLKEIRQQQYDSDISEFVQLFLKEMCLNDANMFFLKWLGNLLDEYTSVGLSAQHQKYDEKWTTVKKLKENRDPSEQLKAEQTELERRSEELQSANFGLEHIMREIGQIYESCSSVRKNKKDLETDFSSLPSLAAEMMISGYPLELMDGDAAHVPVIWISAVLDQLIQFLGDQRVFVLSVLGVQSSGKSTMLNAMFGLQFAVSAGRCTRGAFMQLVKVSDEMKTQMNFDYFLVVDTEGLCGLELAGKSKREHDNELATFVVGLGNLTLINIFGENTSEMQDILQIVVQAFMRMKKVKLNPSCVFVHQSISEVTAEEKNMEGKRQMQKKLDEMTKLAAKEEVNDAKYFSDVIRFDVHKDVKYFAQLWEGNPPMAPPNPKYCENIQELKKIMFNASKSGGMMLIDLKDRIKDLWEALLNEKFVFSFRNSLEISAYRKLETEYSKWSWSLRSAMMETENKLQNKIENEAIHEVEETVILRELKEANEEVKKSMSEFFERDTYASILIQWKTSFEVKIKELQESIVRETNRNLNESFKQQDLRTNIVAQRMHHENTLYEKSKELALKLKDKTNDEETLKKEFDLFWEQSMKMIRDTLAIRDIDIMKDVRKILSDTYGRTLVDQLKEDRDIFTVWSYSDYVQTKRSTGHIKKAIRVVKETLGLSPLSNEEESRIKSFVSDVVQQSDKMIQSFNISKMGYNKNCMQQLTDYVKNRVTKHQKDEQSAKYVLKDEFFIDLVLSICTRANKRITDQHRLFREANDPVIYFEKKREEYYSIFQKYCHDETSTAIFGEIICQKLKQPIEQSIYKKTAKDLADEMRKKCKSLNGNRSNLEKHILKTLAEEEDFDKYMNYIHNPRDHFKDFIRDEVSRYITDQFSVTIVPKMKKNIELLQQKILKAAHESTKHQVNSGDAYLWLKIFTQQISDELIFSVKDFSGLKHDGVGVKLLEDVIRKVLPTIMSDICAHFRDFLWKLDYKDRPDELLIDHFCQCCWVQCPFCKATCTNTIANHDGDHSAAFHRINGLNGFYYNGTNNLCTEFCSHVVTSSELFKSSDQWFPLKEYKRAGGVYADWSITPNGFEPAYWKWFVWRFQNDLEYHYKKSFQEEGKIPEHWRTYTKQDAIDSVD, from the exons ATGGAGCAGATCTCAACATCAGAAACT GGAAACAATGACAACTTTGGAACAGCAGAAGTTAATCCATATCCATACCTACAACAGGAAGAGAATGAAAAACTTAAACATCTGTTGCAAAGACTTCATCTTGAAGGCAACCACCACAAACTGAGAAGCGGAGATGTTCTTCAGATAAATGAACATTCATTACATTCCCCTCAGGTTTGTGCTGAAGATGAGCTGGTTCAGACTTTCATTCAAAGACTACTGATGATGAACTACAGAGCAAGAAATATTAAAACTAAAGAGACCAATGAACAGGgtcaaatacaacaaaaacacaatGACACATCTAACGACGAtgatgatatttttgatgatatttttaaaaatgatactTCTTCTAACGAAGGAACAAGTCAGTCTGAGCGAATTCACCCGATGGATGTTCAGATGGCTGTGTTTCATTGTGCTGATGGTTTCCtgaagcagctgatggtgactaAACTGTCCCAGTGTCAGTACGCTCTACCTCTGCTTGTTCCTGATCCATTCACACGACAGATTGAGTTTCCTCTCTGGACATTCAGACAAATCAAGAAGAGCTGGAAGACGAGAAACACCAACAATGAAATCATCAGTCAAACCCAGCCGGTCTACAAGACACTAACTCAAATGGTGTTTTTCTTCAGGTTTGGCTCTGTGTCTTCATCCAAGTCTCAGCTGATGAACAGTCTGATCAATGAGAAACACAACACATTCTTCCACAGGAACTGCCCCGGCAGCAGCACAACCAGGGTCCTGATGGATGGAGTGGTGGAGATTGCCTGGTTCTGTCCATCTGGATCAATGGATGATAAATTTACAGAGTGTGTTGCCTTCTCTAATCTACATGGTGATGCAGGAGACAATGAGAAACAGCTGCAGATCCTGACTCAAATGGCCTCAGTCAATGTTGTTCTTCTACCACAACTGGACAGGAATGACAAAAGAATGATACAATTTAAACAGCTCTACAAGGACTCAAAGCCACTCATTTGCCTTACAGATAATGTTAACTCTTTAACTAATACAATGAAAGGGAAATATAAGATGGGTCTGAAAGACAGAAATCAGTCAGATGTTTTTGAAGAGCTCAGAAGAGCTATAAATGAGTGTCTCTCAGAATCATCTTCCCATTTCAGTTTTGAAGATTTGTCAAAACACTCAGACATCAGAGTAGATGAGGAAGTTGATGAAGACTGCAGGAGAGGAAGAGAAGCAGCACAGCAGATGATGAGTTTACTGAAGAATGAAGATCTGACTAAAATCAAAGAATCATTTCTGCCTCATCAGGGGAAACTGTGGCATCAGTGGAGTCAGCAGAACAAAGAACTACATCGACCTCCAGCAGGTGAGACAGAACaggaaagaaacaaaaaaaatgcatcatTGAAGGAAATCCGCCAACAGCAATATGATTCTGACATTAGTGAGTTTGTACaattatttttgaaagaaatgtgcTTAAATGATGCAAATATGTTTTTCCTCAAATGGCTTGGAAATCTTCTGGATGAATATACATCAGTTGGTCTTTCTGCTCAACATCAAAAGTATGATGAAAAGTGGACAACAGTTAAAAAACTGAAAGAAAATCGTGATCCATCTGAGCAACTCAAAGCTGAGCAAACTGAACTTGAGAGAAGATCTGAGGAACTTCAATCTGCAAACTTTGGTTTGGAGCACATCATGAGGGAGATCGGTCAAATCTATGAATCATGTTCATCTGTGAGGAAGAACAAGAAAGACCTGGAGACTGACTTCTCTTCTCTCCCGAGTCTCGCAGCAGAGATGATGATCTCTGGATATCCACTGGAGCTGATGGATGGAGATGCTGCTCATGTTCCTGTGATCTGGATCTCTGCTGTTCTAGATCAACTCATCCAGTTTCTGGGAGACCAGAGAGTCTTTGTGCTGTCAGTTTTAGGAGTTCAGAGCTCTGGGAAATCCACCATGCTGAACGCCATGTTTGGGCTCCAGTTTGCCGTCAGTGCTGGCAGGTGCACCAGAGGAGCTTTCATGCAGCTGGTCAAAGTGTCAGACGAGATGAAAACACAGATGAACTTTGACTATTTTCTGGTTGTTGATACTGAGGGTCTTTGTGGTCTAGAACTGGCTGGAAAATCAAAAAGAGAACATGACAATGAATTAGCCACATTTGTTGTTGGTCTTGGAAATCTAACACTGATCAACATCTTTGGAGAAAACACATCTGAGATGCAGGACATTCTTCAGATTGTTGTTCAGGCCTTCATGAGGATGAAGAAGGTCAAACTAAATCCcagctgtgtgtttgtgcatcAGTCCATTTCAGAAGTCACAGCTGAAGAGAAAAATATGGAGGGAAAGAGACAAATGCAGAAGAAACTGGATGAGATGACAAAACTTGCTGCTAAAGAGGAAGTCAATGATGCTAAATATTTCAGTGATGTGATTAGATTTGATGTTCATAAAGATGTGAAGTATTTTGCTCAGCTCTGGGAGGGAAACCCACCAATGGCTCCACCAAACCCAAAATACTGTGAAAACATTCAAGAACTGAAGAAAATTATGTTTAATGCCTCAAAATCAGGTGGAATGATGCTGATAGATTTGAAAGACCGTATTAAAGATCTCTGGGAGGctttactaaatgaaaaattcGTTTTCAGCTTCAGAAATTCTCTGGAGATTTCAGCCTATAGGAAACTGGAGACAGAATACAGCAAGTGGTCCTGGAGTCTTCGCAGTGCCATGATGGAAACGGAGAACAAACTACAGAACAAAATAGAAAATGAAGCAATTCATGAGGTTGAGGAAACTGTTATACTAAGAGAGCTGAAGGAGGCCAACGAAGAAGTGAAAAAATCAATGTCTGAGTTCTTTGAGAGAGACACATATGCTTCTATACTGATTCAGTGGAAAACATCATTTGAAGTCAAAATCAAAGAGCTTCAGGAAAGCATTGTGAGAGAAACAAATAGGAACTTAAATGAGTCTTTTAAGCAGCAAGACCTAAGGACAAATATTGTTGCTCAGAGAATGCACCATGAAAACACTCTCTATGAAAAGAGCAAAGAACTTGCCTTAAAGCTCAAAGACAAAACAAATGATGAAGAGACACTGAAGAAAGAGTTTGATTTGTTTTGGGAACAGAGTATGAAGATGATCAGAGACACTCTTGCAATCAGAGATATTGACATAATGAAAGATGTGAGAAAAATCCTCAGTGACACCTATGGAAGAACTCTTGTAGATCAACTGAAGGAAGACAGGGATATTTTCACTGTGTGGAGTTATTCAGATTATGTACAGACTAAGAGATCCACTGGACACATTAAAAAGGCCATAAGAGTCGTTAAAGAGACGTTAGGCTTGAGTCCTCTCTCTAATGAAGAAGAATCTCGAATAAAATCATTCGTCTCAGATGTTGTTCAGCAGTCAGACAAAATGATTCAGTCTTTTAACATTTCAAAGATGGGCTACAACAAAAACTGCATGCAGCAACTCACAGATTATGTCAAGAACAGAGTAACAAAGCATCAGAAAGATGagcaatcagcaaaatatgtgctCAAGGATGAATTCTTCATTGATTTGGTTCTTTCCATCTGTACGAGAGCAAACAAGAGAATCACTGACCAACACAGACTGTTCAGAGAAGCCAATGATCCAGTGATATATTTTGAGAAGAAGAGAGAAGAGTACTATAGTATTTTCCAGAAATACTGTCATGACGAAACATCAACAGCCATTTTTGGTGAGATCATCTGTCAGAAACTCAAACAGCCCATTGAGCAGAGCATCTACAAGAAGACTGCCAAAGATTTAGCAGatgaaatgagaaaaaaatgtaaatcactGAATGGAAATAGATCAAATCTGGAGAAACACATCCTGAAGACACTGGCAGAAGAGGAGGATTTTGACAAATACATGAACTACATTCATAATCCCAGAGATCACTTCAAGGATTTCATCAGAGATGAAGTCAGTCGGTACATCACTGATCAGTTCAGTGTCACTATTGTACCCAAGATGAAGAAGAACATTGAACTCCTGCAGCAGAAGATCCTGAAAGCAGCTCATGAATCTACTAAACATCAAGTGAACAGTGGAGACGCTTATCTCTGGTTGAAAATTTTCACACAGCAGATCTCAGATGAGCTGATCTTTTCTGTAAAAGACTTCAGTGGACTAAAGCATGATGGAGTTGGTGTGAAACTCCTAGAAGATGTGATAAGAAAGGTACTTCCGACAATAATGTCTGATATATGTGCTCATTTCAGAGACTTTCTGTGGAAGTTGGACTACAAAGACAGACCAGATGAGCTTCTGATTGATCACTTCTGTCAATGCTGTTGGGTTCAGTGTCCGTTCTGTAAGGCCACCTGCACAAACACCATAGCAAACCATGATGGAGATCACAGTGCTGCTTTCCATCGAATTAATGGCCTCAATGGGTTCTATTATAATGGCACAAATAATCTTTGTACAGAGTTTTGCTCACATGTAGTGACAAGTAGTGAATTGTTTAAATCATCAGATCAGTGGTTTCCATTGAAAGAATACAAAAGAGCTGGAGGAGTTTATGCAGACTGGAGCATCACCCCAAATGGTTTTGAACCTGCCTACTGGAAGTGGTTTGTGTGGCGATTCCAGAATGATCTGGAATATCACTATAAGAAATCATTTCAGGAGGAGGGTAAGATCCCAGAACACTGGAGAACATACACAAAACAGGATGCAATTGATAGTGTAGACTGA